A region from the Bacillota bacterium genome encodes:
- a CDS encoding YlbF family regulator: MSKLTDLLDQFQSSSLVLELHNLKKKINTNPRYIEVFEEIKFLQKQMVQFEYYSKTSELSSKKRDYETHLNLLLSDPIVSEYLDKAEELNALLHQIQEIINNGLNEIQEEL; encoded by the coding sequence ATGAGTAAACTTACCGATTTATTAGATCAATTCCAATCCAGTAGTTTGGTTTTGGAACTTCATAATTTAAAAAAAAAGATTAACACAAACCCAAGATACATTGAAGTTTTTGAAGAAATAAAATTTCTTCAAAAACAGATGGTTCAATTCGAATATTATAGTAAAACATCAGAGCTGTCTTCAAAAAAAAGAGATTATGAAACACACTTAAATTTACTGTTAAGCGATCCAATTGTAAGTGAGTATTTAGACAAAGCAGAAGAATTAAATGCTTTACTTCACCAAATTCAAGAAATTATTAATAATGGACTAAATGAAATTCA